The region tattttttaaaaaaaattatttaaaatatgcaTGTTAACCGATATAAAATTAGTGTGAAAATTAGCATtcctaattaataaattataatttgtaAACAACCACGCACTTGATGGTCCATCACAtctcatcttttaattttaccaAGATAACGATGGAAGTGAAAAAATTGACTGATCCATCCTATTCCAAACATCGATTATCCCACTTTTTGTACTTCCAAAGTGCAATTCTCTACTTACGATCACATTGTGGGTAAAATTCATCAGTACTATAAATGCTTCAATGCTTTGTTCTATCCAAAACTATGAATTAgtcataaaagaataataaataagtaaaattgAAAGGAACTATTTCTTGATCCAATTGCCTACGTAGTCATGTCATGTATATAGTTAGCTAGACATTTTAAAATCTAATTTGAACTATGAAATGGTTTCTCTCTATCTCAAAAGATCATGTTCGATCTCTATAGTATAACCTCGTGAGAACCCTATTGTCCTTAAATTATTATGCGgacaaaattttcttctaaattaaattgaaatgaagttttttcttctaaattttctTCCAACTTGAACTATATATGAAATGGTTCGTCTCCATTTCAAAGAATCATGTCCCTTACAGTATAACTAGCCTCGTGAGAACTCTGGCATGGCAGTTTAATAAACTTTGTTGCAAAAATTTCTTCGAACTTTGTTTCTATTAATTCGATCATACGGCACATAttattgactttatatatatatatatatatatatatatatatatttccttgtATCTCTAAATACTTAaaccgaaaaaagaaaaaggaacgtatattaaaagagaaaggaaacaaactaattaagaagataaaagaaacaGTTTTAAATGCTTCACATTTTCCATGCATTGCTGAAACTCTAACATCCACAACTCGCTAAAGGAAACCTTAGATCaggaaattaaagaattaaGTAAAGAGtattaatgttatttattaGCTAGTCTACAATACGAGTGCCATATAATTGGATGATGTGGTAgtgaaaatcaaccattaatttTTACTAGTTGATTTTTACTACCGGCCACATCATGAAATTGTATGTACGAGGGTGGGTTGTATAtcagtttactaaataatattactacAAGTAAAATTAATATGAAGATACAGTAAGTAAGTGGGAAATGAATGCATGCATCAACAGGAATGAAATTAATAGATGTATGAGATCGAGTGGGTAATCTAGCTACTGGAGTTCTTGTTTGCAAGGCTGTGTTTGTTGTTATGCATCCACACCTTGAGGACTCTCCTATTGATCCCAATCTCCTGGCAGAAATGCTGCACAACTGATTCTTCTAGCTTCTGCATCCTCCACCCAGCCTTCTCCGCAAAGCTCAacatcttttccttctgttCTTTTGTAAACTTGGTTCTAAACCTCTTTCTGATGATCGCAGCTGGCCTAATTGCCACATCACCACTTCCATAATCATCAGACTCTGAGGGGACGACCGACCCACTTTTGTAGGACATTATCATGGTTTTTGTAGGGTGCCCTATTAATGGAGAGGGGTGGTAATCAGATAATTCTGTCTCTTTCCTGTGGAAGTTTCTGTGGCAGTTGCAAGCTGAGCACTTGAGGGCTTCCATGGTGCCTTCATCTCCACTTGGCATGAACTCTCCACACCCATCGGTCGCATTCCCGCCAATTGCCGCTGCATGGTTCTTCAGGCACTCCTTGTACCTCATCACCAAGTTTCTTGAAAATGAAttattcatctctctctctctctctctctctctctctctatatatatatatatatataatgaattgGGAACTGGCCGGGAAGCTGcttttttcttggattctttGGACCCTTTGGCGAGTATTAGAGCTTTGGATGCTTGTTAAACTCAGCAGTAATGATGCAGGTTGATGGTGGGCATGGCTTGAAGCCTTTACACAGTCAACAAATATAACCTTTTCTATAGTTTCTAGCTATCTACTTCAAGATGGAGGAAGAAAACCAAATAAATTATAAACAGAAGGAAATGGAAGAATGAGATTAAGATGTAGActatcaatcaaagaaaatgTAGAAGTTAGACGTACGTATGGAAGAATACTAACAATATTCAACCTGATCTCTATGAGACTATGAAGGTCTTGAGCTTAAATGACGAGGTTTTGGagttttttcttctccttttctagagagaaagagggagagaaaaaaatgatagaaaattgAAAGAATGAGGAAGGCTGCAAGCTAGGAATAGTCTTGATGGTGAATTTTGCAAGTGAAGCAACTGATcgagctcatatatatataatataaatgtgctagagagagagagagagagagagagagagagagagagagagagagagagagagagagagagagagaggtttaaAGGGTACAAAGTCTTTTTGGTGAATTTAATTAGTAAg is a window of Alnus glutinosa chromosome 4, dhAlnGlut1.1, whole genome shotgun sequence DNA encoding:
- the LOC133867015 gene encoding zinc-finger homeodomain protein 4-like, yielding MNNSFSRNLVMRYKECLKNHAAAIGGNATDGCGEFMPSGDEGTMEALKCSACNCHRNFHRKETELSDYHPSPLIGHPTKTMIMSYKSGSVVPSESDDYGSGDVAIRPAAIIRKRFRTKFTKEQKEKMLSFAEKAGWRMQKLEESVVQHFCQEIGINRRVLKVWMHNNKHSLANKNSSS